A window of the Gemmatirosa kalamazoonensis genome harbors these coding sequences:
- a CDS encoding F0F1 ATP synthase subunit epsilon, translated as MLRVSIISPERVLFEGETDTVVAPAFDGEVGVLTSHAPMMTLLGRGELRLGAAGGPNTRRFTVEGGFMQVVDNQVRVVTERAAEV; from the coding sequence GTGCTGCGAGTCTCGATCATCTCGCCGGAGCGTGTGCTCTTCGAAGGGGAGACGGACACCGTCGTCGCACCGGCGTTCGACGGGGAGGTGGGCGTGCTCACGTCCCACGCGCCGATGATGACGCTGCTCGGCCGCGGCGAGCTGCGGCTCGGGGCCGCGGGCGGCCCCAACACCCGCCGGTTCACCGTGGAGGGCGGGTTCATGCAGGTGGTCGACAATCAGGTGCGGGTCGTCACGGAGCGGGCGGCGGAGGTCTGA
- the atpD gene encoding F0F1 ATP synthase subunit beta: MATAVATHNIGKVTQVIGPVLDVEFEAEHLPEIYNALRIDAKAPDGTDIHVVAEVQQHIGRNTVRAVAMSTTDAVVRGMDVMDTGAAIAVPVGDAALGRILNVLGEPVDNGAPIPASAERWPIHRESPEFVALEPKTEVFETGIKVIDLIAPFVKGGKIGLFGGAGVGKTVVIMELINNVAKGHGGKSVFCGVGERTREGNDLYLEMKESGVIDKVALIYGQMNEPPGARLRVGLSGLTVAEYFRDRENADVLVFIDNIFRFTQAGSEVSALLGRMPSAVGYQPTLATEMGELQERITSTKAGSITSVQAIYVPADDITDPAPATAFAHLDATVVLSRAITELGIYPAVDPLASTSRILDAQYLGERHYRVATEVQRILQRYKELQDIIAILGMDELSEDDKKIVARARRIQRFMSQPFHVAEQFTGIPGKYVKLEESISSFERLTQGEFDHLPEQAFFMAGGVEDVIANAERLAKG; encoded by the coding sequence ATGGCAACCGCGGTCGCCACGCACAACATCGGCAAAGTCACGCAGGTCATCGGCCCGGTGCTCGACGTCGAGTTCGAGGCCGAGCACCTGCCGGAGATCTACAACGCGCTGCGCATCGACGCGAAGGCGCCCGACGGCACGGACATTCACGTCGTGGCGGAGGTGCAGCAGCACATCGGCCGCAACACGGTGCGCGCGGTCGCGATGTCGACCACGGACGCCGTGGTGCGCGGCATGGACGTCATGGACACGGGCGCGGCGATCGCGGTCCCGGTCGGCGACGCGGCGTTAGGCCGCATCCTCAACGTGCTCGGCGAGCCGGTGGACAACGGCGCGCCGATCCCGGCGAGCGCCGAGCGGTGGCCGATCCACCGCGAGAGCCCGGAGTTCGTGGCGCTCGAGCCGAAGACCGAGGTGTTCGAGACGGGCATCAAGGTCATCGACCTCATCGCGCCGTTCGTGAAGGGCGGTAAGATCGGTCTCTTCGGCGGCGCCGGCGTCGGCAAGACCGTCGTCATCATGGAGCTGATCAACAACGTCGCGAAGGGACACGGCGGCAAGTCCGTGTTCTGCGGCGTGGGCGAGCGCACGCGCGAGGGGAACGACCTCTACCTCGAGATGAAGGAGTCGGGCGTCATCGACAAGGTGGCGCTGATCTACGGCCAGATGAACGAGCCGCCGGGCGCGCGTCTGCGCGTCGGCCTGTCCGGCCTCACGGTGGCCGAGTACTTCCGCGATCGCGAGAACGCGGACGTGCTGGTGTTCATCGACAACATCTTCCGCTTCACGCAGGCGGGCTCCGAGGTGTCGGCGCTGTTAGGCCGCATGCCGAGCGCGGTCGGCTACCAGCCGACGCTGGCCACGGAGATGGGCGAGCTGCAGGAGCGCATCACGTCGACGAAGGCCGGCTCGATCACGTCGGTGCAGGCGATCTACGTGCCCGCCGACGACATCACCGACCCGGCGCCCGCGACGGCGTTCGCGCACCTGGACGCGACGGTCGTGCTGTCGCGCGCGATCACGGAGCTCGGCATCTATCCCGCCGTGGACCCGCTCGCGTCGACGAGCCGCATCCTCGACGCGCAGTACCTCGGCGAGCGCCACTACCGCGTGGCGACCGAGGTGCAGCGCATCCTGCAGCGCTACAAGGAGCTGCAGGACATCATCGCGATCCTCGGCATGGACGAGCTGTCGGAGGACGACAAGAAGATCGTGGCGCGCGCGCGCCGCATCCAGCGCTTCATGTCGCAGCCGTTCCACGTCGCCGAGCAGTTCACGGGCATCCCGGGCAAGTACGTGAAGCTCGAGGAGTCGATCAGCTCGTTCGAGCGGCTGACGCAGGGTGAGTTCGACCACCTGCCGGAGCAGGCGTTCTTCATGGCGGGCGGCGTCGAGGACGTGATCGCGAACGCCGAGCGCCTGGCGAAGGGCTGA